In the Arthrobacter sp. 31Y genome, one interval contains:
- a CDS encoding DivIVA domain-containing protein, translating into MALTPEDVVNKRFQPTKFREGYDQDEVDDFLDEIVVELRRLNQENDELRKKLGEAGSAVPAATAAAPVVEKVPAPVKVDKEAEAKAEAEAKAADAAKKKEAEQAAAAAAAPKAPAASNSVTPSAESAAGLLAMAQQMHDKHVSDGAQQKEKIIAEAQIEASSLVNDAQEKSRKILGALEQQRSVLERKVEQLRGFERDYRSRLKAYIEGQLRDLDARGSVAAPEVGEATADV; encoded by the coding sequence ATGGCTTTGACGCCAGAAGACGTTGTCAACAAGCGCTTTCAGCCGACCAAGTTCCGCGAAGGCTACGACCAGGACGAGGTTGATGACTTCCTCGACGAGATCGTGGTGGAACTTCGCCGCTTGAACCAAGAGAACGACGAACTTCGCAAGAAGCTCGGCGAAGCCGGTTCGGCCGTTCCCGCTGCAACTGCTGCGGCTCCGGTCGTGGAGAAGGTTCCGGCCCCGGTCAAGGTCGACAAGGAAGCTGAGGCGAAGGCTGAAGCCGAAGCCAAGGCCGCAGATGCAGCCAAGAAGAAGGAAGCCGAGCAGGCAGCAGCCGCTGCTGCAGCCCCCAAGGCACCCGCTGCAAGCAACAGCGTCACCCCTTCCGCTGAGTCCGCTGCGGGCCTGCTGGCCATGGCGCAGCAGATGCACGACAAGCACGTTTCCGACGGCGCGCAGCAGAAGGAAAAGATCATTGCCGAGGCTCAGATCGAGGCTTCCAGCCTCGTCAACGACGCCCAGGAGAAGTCCCGCAAGATCCTTGGTGCTCTCGAGCAGCAGCGCTCTGTTCTCGAGCGCAAGGTTGAGCAGCTCCGAGGCTTCGAGCGTGACTACCGTTCACGCCTGAAGGCTTACATCGAAGGTCAGCTCCGCGACCTCGACGCCCGTGGTTCCGTCGCTGCCCCTGAGGTTGGCGAAGCAACCGCTGACGTTTAG
- the ftsZ gene encoding cell division protein FtsZ yields MAAPQNYLAVIKVVGIGGGGVNAVNRMIEVGLRGVEFIAINTDAQALLMSDADVKLDVGRELTRGLGAGANPEVGKQAAEDHADEIEEVLRGADMVFVTAGEGGGTGTGGAPVVARIARSLGALTIGVVTRPFTFEGRRRAGSAEAGIDALRDEVDTLIVIPNDRLLSISDRNVSVLDAFRSADQVLLSGVQGITDLITTPGLINLDFADVKSVMQGAGSALMGIGSARGEDRAVKAAELAIASPLLEASIDGAHGVLLSIQGGSDLGLFEINEAARLVQEVAHPEANIIFGAVIDDALGDEARVTVIAAGFDDVKATSPSMDQSRPAQNPVPSERPAAPSSAPSNAAAPQHATAGIGAAGLSNWGQQRPSALPADSGFDVDLPAVVEPDLSGSRSDDLDVPDFLK; encoded by the coding sequence GTGGCAGCACCGCAGAATTACTTGGCCGTCATCAAGGTCGTCGGCATCGGCGGCGGTGGCGTGAACGCAGTCAACCGTATGATCGAGGTCGGCCTTCGGGGCGTCGAGTTCATCGCCATCAACACCGACGCGCAGGCGCTGCTCATGAGCGACGCCGACGTCAAGCTCGACGTCGGGCGTGAGCTCACCCGCGGCCTCGGCGCCGGGGCGAACCCCGAAGTCGGCAAGCAGGCAGCAGAAGACCACGCCGATGAGATCGAAGAAGTTCTCCGCGGCGCTGACATGGTCTTCGTCACAGCAGGCGAGGGCGGTGGCACCGGAACCGGTGGCGCTCCCGTGGTCGCGCGCATCGCCCGCTCCCTGGGTGCGCTGACCATTGGCGTTGTGACCCGTCCGTTTACGTTCGAGGGCCGACGCCGCGCAGGCTCTGCCGAGGCCGGCATCGACGCCCTCCGCGACGAAGTCGACACCTTGATCGTCATCCCCAACGATCGCCTCCTGTCCATCAGCGACCGCAATGTCTCCGTCCTTGACGCCTTCCGCTCAGCGGACCAGGTGCTCCTGTCCGGTGTCCAGGGCATCACTGACCTCATTACGACTCCCGGTCTGATCAACCTGGACTTCGCTGACGTCAAGTCAGTCATGCAGGGTGCAGGATCCGCCCTGATGGGCATTGGTTCCGCCCGTGGTGAAGACCGCGCCGTCAAGGCTGCGGAACTCGCTATCGCCTCCCCGCTCCTGGAGGCTTCCATTGACGGCGCCCATGGTGTCCTGCTGTCCATCCAGGGTGGCTCTGATCTCGGCCTCTTCGAAATCAACGAGGCTGCGCGCCTTGTGCAGGAAGTGGCCCACCCGGAAGCGAACATCATCTTCGGTGCCGTCATTGACGACGCCTTGGGAGATGAAGCGCGCGTGACGGTTATCGCCGCAGGCTTTGACGACGTCAAGGCAACCTCGCCTTCCATGGATCAGTCCCGTCCGGCCCAGAACCCGGTGCCGTCGGAAAGGCCTGCTGCTCCGAGCAGCGCGCCGTCCAACGCTGCAGCACCGCAGCACGCCACGGCAGGAATCGGTGCTGCAGGCCTGAGTAACTGGGGCCAGCAGCGCCCCTCGGCCTTGCCCGCAGACTCCGGCTTCGACGTCGACCTCCCTGCAGTGGTCGAGCCCGACCTCTCGGGCAGCCGCTCCGATGACCTCGATGTTCCTGACTTCTTGAAGTAA
- a CDS encoding RluA family pseudouridine synthase translates to MSKSVVIPEELAGVRVDAGLAQLLDISRSAAALLISEGNVTSGGVALGKSAKLVAGALLDVTVPERPDPLEIVEEVVEGLKILLDDEDFVVIDKPVGVAAHPSPGWVGPTVVGALAGAGYRISTSGAPERAGIVHRLDVGTSGVMVVAKTEHAYTVLKKAFKERTVDKVYHAVVQGLPDPLQGTIDAPIGRHPGHDWRFAVIEDGRPSVTHYEVLEAFGKATLVEVHLETGRTHQIRVHFSALRHPCAGDLTYGADPRLAATLGLTRQWLHARQLGFTHPRTGEWVEVSSEYPADLQYALDLLATGSA, encoded by the coding sequence GTGAGTAAATCCGTGGTGATTCCCGAAGAGCTCGCCGGGGTACGTGTTGACGCCGGCTTGGCGCAGCTCCTGGACATTTCCCGGTCCGCAGCGGCCCTGCTGATTTCAGAGGGAAACGTCACCAGTGGCGGTGTTGCGCTGGGAAAATCGGCCAAGCTCGTCGCTGGCGCATTGCTTGATGTCACGGTTCCTGAGCGGCCGGATCCCCTGGAAATCGTGGAGGAAGTTGTGGAAGGCCTGAAGATCCTGCTGGACGACGAGGATTTCGTTGTCATCGACAAACCCGTGGGGGTCGCAGCCCACCCCTCACCCGGCTGGGTTGGGCCCACAGTGGTGGGGGCCCTAGCCGGAGCCGGATACAGGATCTCCACCTCAGGGGCCCCCGAGCGTGCGGGGATCGTTCACAGGCTTGATGTGGGGACGTCAGGCGTCATGGTGGTGGCCAAGACCGAGCACGCTTACACAGTGTTGAAGAAGGCGTTCAAAGAACGCACTGTGGACAAGGTGTATCACGCAGTTGTCCAGGGTTTGCCCGATCCCCTCCAGGGGACCATTGATGCCCCGATCGGACGCCATCCGGGCCACGATTGGCGGTTCGCTGTCATCGAGGACGGCCGGCCCTCAGTGACCCACTATGAGGTCTTGGAAGCTTTCGGCAAGGCAACACTGGTGGAAGTGCATCTGGAGACCGGACGCACCCACCAGATCCGCGTCCACTTCTCAGCGTTGCGGCATCCCTGTGCTGGAGATCTCACGTACGGCGCAGACCCGCGCCTCGCAGCAACCCTGGGGCTTACCCGCCAGTGGCTGCACGCCCGCCAGCTTGGTTTCACCCACCCCCGCACGGGCGAGTGGGTGGAAGTCAGCAGCGAATACCCCGCAGATCTCCAATACGCATTGGATTTGCTCGCCACCGGTTCCGCCTAG
- a CDS encoding YggT family protein, giving the protein MGIVFGLIYIVLLLFFIALIIRLIFEWVQMFARQWRPRGVALVTAHVVYSVTDPPLSRLRKLIPPLQLGGISLDLGFLILIIAVSIAMAVTNSLA; this is encoded by the coding sequence GTGGGCATTGTTTTCGGCCTTATATATATTGTGTTGTTGCTGTTCTTCATTGCCCTGATCATCCGACTCATCTTTGAGTGGGTCCAGATGTTCGCCCGCCAGTGGCGGCCCAGGGGTGTGGCGTTGGTTACAGCCCATGTGGTCTACTCCGTTACTGATCCTCCGCTTAGCAGGCTCAGGAAGCTGATACCACCCCTTCAGTTGGGCGGAATATCCCTGGATTTGGGGTTCTTGATCCTGATTATTGCCGTCAGTATTGCCATGGCAGTGACCAACAGCTTGGCGTAG
- the dnaE gene encoding DNA polymerase III subunit alpha: protein MTSSNDSFVHLHTHTEYSMLDGAARLGELFDETERLGMPALATTDHGYLFGAFDFWRKATDKGIKPIIGVEAYVTPGTARGDKERVRWGDESQRKDDVSGGGSYTHMTLLSYNNVGMRNLFRASSIASLDSVFGKWPRLDRELLNTYSEGLIATTGCPSGEVQTKLRLGLYREAVEAAAEFRDIFGAENYFCELMDHGLDIERRVTGDLLRLAKELNLPLVATNDLHYTHEHDAKAHEALLAIQSGSTLLEPTYDNGGSRFAFSGSGYYLKSPQEMRELFRDHPEACDNTLLIAERCEVSFNTGANYMPRFPCPPGEDETSWLVKEVDTGLKYRYPQGIPDKVRKQADYELGVITSMGFPGYFLVVADFINWAKNNGIRVGPGRGSGAGSMVAYAMRITDLDPLQHGLIFERFLNPDRVSMPDFDVDFDDRRRSEVIDYVTKKYGDERVAMIVTYGTIKTKQALKDSSRVLGYPFSMGETLTKALPPAVMAKDIPLADIQNKESKRYSEAGDFRQLIATDPEAAKVFETALGIEGLKRQWGVHAAGVIMSSDPIIDVIPIMRRFQDGQVITQFDYPTSEGLGLIKMDFLGLRNLTIISDALENIKMNRGVDLDLENLELDDAPSYELLARGDTLGVFQLDGGPMRSLLKLMKPDNFEDISAVLALYRPGPMGANAHTDYALRKNGIQEVIPIHPELEEPLREILGGTFGLIVYQEQVMAVAQKLAGYSLGQADILRRAMGKKKKSELDKQFAGFSQGMQDNGYSMAAVKTLWDILLPFSDYAFNKAHSAAYGVISYWTAYLKAHYAPEYMAALLTSVGDDKDKSAIYLNECRRMGITVLPPDVNESSLNFTPVGTDIRFGMGAIRNVGVNVVDAMVTARTSEGKYTSFKDFLLKVPAVVCNKRTIESLIKAGAFDSLGHHRRALAMIHEEAIDSVITLKRNEAIGQFDLFAGFEDQEPEASLTTEIPDLPEWEKKDKLSFERDMLGLYVSDHPLQGLEGVLSQHAEQSITSIIGEDGPHDGAIVTIAGMITSLSRRIAKASGNAYARAEIEDLGASMEVMFFGQVYGPIASVLAEDLIVVVKGRLQRRDDGAVTLNCMELSVPDLSESVNGPVVITIPTFKATEAVVTDLRDVLRTHRGNSEVRLKLMGDTKVEVMGLPVHMRVNPSPSLFGDLKVLLGPACLDN from the coding sequence GTGACTTCCAGCAATGATTCGTTCGTCCATCTGCACACCCACACCGAATACTCCATGCTGGATGGAGCTGCACGGCTCGGTGAGCTGTTTGATGAAACCGAACGGTTGGGGATGCCCGCCCTGGCCACTACGGACCACGGATATCTGTTCGGTGCGTTCGACTTCTGGCGCAAAGCCACGGACAAGGGCATCAAGCCGATCATCGGCGTCGAAGCCTACGTAACCCCCGGCACTGCCCGTGGTGACAAGGAACGCGTGCGCTGGGGCGACGAAAGCCAGCGCAAGGACGACGTCTCCGGTGGTGGCTCGTACACCCACATGACGCTCCTGAGCTACAACAACGTGGGCATGCGGAACCTCTTCAGGGCTTCGTCCATTGCTTCCTTGGACTCCGTCTTTGGCAAATGGCCGCGGTTGGACCGGGAACTGCTCAATACCTATTCCGAGGGTCTGATCGCCACCACGGGTTGCCCTTCCGGGGAAGTCCAGACCAAACTACGGCTCGGCCTCTACCGCGAGGCTGTGGAGGCTGCAGCAGAGTTCCGCGACATTTTTGGGGCAGAGAACTACTTCTGCGAATTGATGGACCACGGCCTGGACATTGAACGGCGCGTGACTGGCGACCTCCTGCGTTTGGCCAAGGAGCTCAACCTCCCGCTGGTGGCCACCAATGACCTCCACTACACCCATGAGCACGATGCCAAGGCCCACGAAGCGTTGTTGGCGATCCAGTCCGGTTCAACGCTCCTGGAACCGACGTATGACAACGGCGGTTCCCGCTTCGCGTTCTCCGGCAGTGGCTACTACCTGAAGTCTCCGCAGGAGATGCGTGAGCTGTTCCGCGATCACCCGGAAGCCTGCGACAACACACTGCTCATTGCCGAGCGCTGCGAAGTGTCGTTCAACACCGGTGCCAACTACATGCCGCGGTTCCCTTGCCCTCCCGGGGAAGACGAGACGTCCTGGCTGGTGAAGGAAGTGGATACCGGCCTGAAGTACCGTTATCCCCAAGGCATTCCTGACAAGGTCCGGAAGCAGGCGGACTATGAGCTCGGCGTCATCACGTCCATGGGGTTCCCCGGATACTTCCTGGTGGTTGCCGACTTCATCAACTGGGCCAAGAACAATGGCATCCGCGTAGGTCCCGGCCGTGGTTCCGGTGCAGGTTCCATGGTGGCCTATGCCATGCGCATCACCGACCTTGACCCGCTGCAGCACGGCCTGATCTTTGAACGCTTCCTCAACCCGGACCGCGTTTCCATGCCCGACTTCGACGTCGACTTCGATGATCGCCGCCGCTCCGAGGTGATCGACTACGTCACCAAGAAGTACGGCGATGAACGCGTGGCCATGATCGTCACCTACGGAACGATCAAGACCAAGCAGGCGCTCAAGGACTCCTCCCGTGTGCTTGGCTACCCGTTCAGCATGGGCGAGACGCTCACCAAGGCCCTTCCTCCTGCCGTTATGGCCAAGGACATTCCGCTGGCCGACATCCAGAACAAGGAATCAAAGCGGTACAGCGAAGCTGGGGATTTCCGGCAGCTGATTGCCACTGACCCTGAAGCCGCCAAGGTCTTCGAGACCGCGTTGGGCATTGAGGGCCTGAAGCGCCAGTGGGGTGTTCACGCTGCCGGCGTCATCATGTCCTCGGACCCCATCATCGACGTCATCCCCATCATGCGCCGTTTCCAGGACGGCCAGGTCATCACCCAGTTCGATTACCCGACCTCTGAAGGCCTCGGCCTGATCAAGATGGACTTCCTGGGCCTCCGAAACCTGACGATCATTTCGGATGCCCTGGAAAACATCAAGATGAACCGGGGCGTTGACCTCGACCTTGAAAACCTGGAACTCGACGACGCGCCCTCCTACGAGCTCCTGGCTCGCGGTGACACCTTGGGTGTGTTCCAGCTCGACGGTGGACCCATGCGGTCCCTGCTCAAGCTCATGAAGCCTGACAACTTCGAAGACATCTCAGCAGTTCTTGCGCTCTACCGGCCCGGACCCATGGGCGCCAACGCCCACACCGACTACGCGCTGCGCAAGAACGGGATCCAGGAAGTCATTCCCATCCACCCGGAGTTGGAAGAACCGCTCAGGGAAATCCTTGGCGGTACCTTCGGCCTGATCGTGTATCAGGAGCAGGTCATGGCCGTAGCCCAGAAGCTGGCCGGCTACTCGCTTGGCCAGGCAGATATTCTCCGCCGTGCCATGGGTAAGAAGAAGAAATCCGAGCTGGACAAACAGTTCGCCGGCTTCTCCCAAGGCATGCAGGACAACGGCTACTCCATGGCCGCCGTCAAGACCCTCTGGGACATCCTGCTCCCGTTCTCCGACTACGCCTTCAACAAGGCGCACTCGGCAGCTTACGGCGTGATCTCCTACTGGACGGCCTACCTGAAGGCGCACTACGCGCCGGAGTACATGGCCGCCCTGCTCACTTCCGTGGGTGATGACAAGGACAAGTCCGCCATCTACCTCAACGAGTGCCGGCGTATGGGCATCACCGTCCTGCCGCCGGATGTCAACGAGTCCTCGTTGAACTTCACGCCTGTGGGCACAGACATCCGCTTCGGTATGGGTGCCATCCGAAACGTGGGCGTCAACGTGGTGGATGCCATGGTGACCGCCCGTACTTCCGAGGGCAAGTACACGTCCTTTAAGGACTTCCTCCTGAAGGTGCCGGCCGTGGTGTGTAACAAGCGCACCATCGAATCGCTGATCAAAGCCGGAGCGTTCGATTCGCTGGGCCACCATCGGCGTGCTCTGGCGATGATCCACGAAGAAGCCATTGATTCGGTGATCACGCTCAAGCGCAACGAGGCGATTGGCCAGTTCGATCTTTTCGCGGGCTTTGAAGACCAGGAGCCCGAAGCGTCGCTGACCACCGAGATCCCGGACTTGCCCGAGTGGGAGAAGAAGGACAAGCTGTCTTTCGAACGCGACATGCTGGGACTTTACGTTTCAGATCACCCCCTGCAGGGGTTGGAGGGCGTCCTCAGCCAGCACGCGGAACAGTCCATTACGTCGATCATCGGCGAGGATGGCCCGCACGACGGCGCCATTGTCACCATTGCCGGCATGATCACCTCGCTGAGCCGAAGGATCGCGAAAGCCAGCGGAAATGCCTACGCCCGGGCGGAGATCGAGGACCTTGGCGCTTCCATGGAGGTCATGTTCTTCGGGCAGGTGTACGGGCCCATTGCCTCCGTCCTGGCGGAGGATTTGATTGTTGTGGTCAAGGGACGACTACAGCGACGCGATGACGGTGCGGTCACTCTCAACTGCATGGAGCTTTCCGTGCCGGACCTCAGCGAAAGCGTGAACGGTCCCGTGGTGATCACCATTCCTACGTTCAAGGCAACCGAAGCGGTGGTAACGGACCTGCGTGACGTGCTGCGCACTCACCGTGGGAACTCCGAAGTCCGGCTCAAGCTCATGGGCGATACCAAGGTGGAGGTTATGGGCCTGCCCGTCCATATGCGGGTCAACCCGAGTCCATCGCTCTTCGGTGATCTTAAAGTCCTGCTGGGTCCGGCCTGTCTGGATAACTAG
- a CDS encoding cell division protein SepF: MAGALRKTMIYLGLADGDEHYESEQSVATHHDEDRPQAQEREERRAPAPVREVVREMPTVDAEEEYRAPVTPIKRAASSREDASGLRQITTVHPRSYNDAKVIGESFRDGIPVIMNVTDMGESDAKRLVDFSAGLVFGLHGSIERVTNKVFLLSPSYVEVIGDDKKASETQASFFNQS; encoded by the coding sequence ATGGCTGGCGCTCTGCGCAAGACAATGATCTATCTTGGGCTCGCTGACGGCGATGAACACTACGAATCTGAGCAGTCCGTCGCCACGCACCACGATGAAGACCGCCCCCAGGCACAGGAACGGGAAGAGCGCCGAGCGCCCGCTCCCGTCCGGGAAGTTGTCCGTGAAATGCCCACTGTAGATGCCGAAGAGGAATACCGCGCACCCGTGACACCCATCAAGCGTGCGGCGTCCAGCCGCGAAGATGCCTCGGGCCTGAGGCAGATCACCACCGTTCACCCGCGTTCTTACAACGATGCCAAGGTCATCGGCGAGAGCTTCAGGGATGGCATTCCGGTCATCATGAATGTCACTGACATGGGCGAATCCGATGCCAAGCGGCTTGTGGACTTCTCGGCCGGCCTCGTGTTTGGCCTGCATGGCAGCATCGAGAGGGTGACCAACAAAGTCTTCCTGTTGTCGCCGTCGTACGTTGAGGTCATCGGGGATGACAAAAAGGCCAGCGAAACGCAGGCCAGCTTCTTCAACCAGAGCTGA
- a CDS encoding flavin reductase family protein produces MSTEPSGFDQTFREMFRRHAAGVAIITANLNGSPFGFTATSVASLSAEPPRFTFNMARSSSSWPAVANAEYIGVHMLGLDNQALANRFARTRDRFDGDHWEPGPHDVPILKDVSGWLVGRIQMRLSFENNAVVVVEVVDGHVGDDGTPLLYHSGGYSKPAPLDYEI; encoded by the coding sequence GTGTCAACCGAACCATCCGGCTTCGATCAGACTTTCAGGGAAATGTTCCGTCGGCATGCGGCCGGCGTGGCGATCATCACGGCGAACCTCAACGGAAGCCCGTTTGGATTCACCGCCACATCCGTGGCCTCCCTGTCCGCAGAGCCACCCCGTTTCACCTTTAATATGGCCAGGAGCTCCAGTTCCTGGCCGGCCGTAGCTAACGCGGAGTACATCGGAGTCCACATGCTGGGGCTGGACAACCAGGCCCTGGCCAATCGCTTCGCACGGACACGCGACCGGTTCGACGGCGACCACTGGGAGCCGGGCCCCCACGACGTCCCCATCCTCAAGGACGTCAGCGGCTGGCTCGTGGGCAGGATCCAGATGCGCCTGTCTTTCGAGAACAACGCAGTAGTGGTGGTGGAGGTTGTTGACGGGCACGTCGGCGACGACGGTACTCCCCTGCTTTACCACAGCGGCGGTTACAGCAAGCCAGCCCCGCTCGACTACGAGATCTGA
- a CDS encoding polyphenol oxidase family protein has product MFWWRNEVRPGVSVAFTDTGAGNLALHVQDDPLEVMERRSRLEQAVGLGVGPGARRFQYMDQVHGNHVEFIDAYGPGPTADALVAAAPTSSTASGRLATSPRPTGSWRAVQPLAVMVADCVPVLLVGTGPGNSLVLAAAHAGRPGVASAVVPATVAEMRRRGAVDISAWLGPSICGSCYEVPEQLRSEVAAKNPETWSSTSWGTPALDLPAGVRAQLAALDVPVEYSGDCTLENDSLFSYRRDSLTGRFAGLVWTHD; this is encoded by the coding sequence GTGTTTTGGTGGCGAAATGAAGTACGGCCCGGCGTTTCTGTAGCCTTCACGGATACAGGCGCCGGGAACCTGGCTCTCCATGTGCAGGACGATCCTCTTGAAGTGATGGAGCGTCGCTCCCGATTGGAACAGGCTGTTGGCCTGGGCGTCGGCCCGGGTGCGCGGCGGTTCCAGTACATGGACCAGGTCCATGGAAATCACGTTGAGTTCATTGATGCGTACGGTCCTGGACCGACGGCTGATGCCTTGGTAGCCGCTGCTCCGACGTCGTCTACGGCTTCGGGGCGTCTGGCAACCTCCCCGCGCCCCACCGGCTCCTGGCGAGCAGTTCAACCCCTGGCCGTCATGGTGGCTGATTGTGTTCCGGTTCTCCTTGTTGGTACCGGCCCCGGCAACAGCCTCGTCCTGGCTGCTGCCCATGCTGGGCGTCCCGGTGTCGCTTCAGCGGTGGTTCCCGCTACTGTCGCGGAAATGCGACGTCGGGGAGCTGTGGATATCAGCGCCTGGCTAGGTCCTTCTATTTGTGGATCCTGTTATGAGGTCCCGGAACAGCTGCGTTCTGAAGTGGCAGCAAAGAATCCCGAAACCTGGTCGTCCACTTCGTGGGGAACGCCTGCACTTGACTTGCCGGCGGGTGTCCGGGCCCAGTTGGCAGCACTGGATGTTCCCGTGGAGTACTCCGGGGACTGCACCCTTGAAAACGACTCTCTATTTTCCTACCGGCGGGACTCCCTGACCGGTCGATTCGCAGGTTTGGTGTGGACGCATGACTAG
- the lspA gene encoding signal peptidase II, with the protein MTDDFTADATQPTPAGRRKWRPAMLWLFAGFAVFAYVFDQLTKLWVTSTMTEGERIPVLPPLLHWYYIRNSGAAFSIGENVTWIFTIVMAAVSVAILFQLRKLGSAWWALSLGLLLGGALGNLTDRLFREPSFAMGHVVDFIQLPNFAIFNIADSAVVSGVVIICLLTLRGVGMDGTRHVAAPKPAKDAKPAEPASGTTGEPSGE; encoded by the coding sequence ATGACCGACGACTTCACCGCTGACGCCACACAGCCGACGCCTGCCGGGCGCCGTAAGTGGCGTCCTGCCATGCTCTGGCTCTTCGCCGGCTTCGCCGTGTTCGCCTACGTTTTTGACCAGCTCACCAAACTCTGGGTGACCAGCACCATGACGGAGGGTGAGCGCATTCCTGTGCTGCCGCCTCTGCTGCACTGGTACTACATCCGTAACTCCGGGGCGGCGTTTTCCATCGGGGAGAATGTGACGTGGATCTTCACGATCGTCATGGCAGCCGTCTCTGTGGCGATTCTTTTTCAGCTGCGGAAGCTGGGCTCGGCGTGGTGGGCCCTTTCCCTTGGACTGCTTCTTGGCGGCGCACTAGGCAACCTGACCGACCGCCTGTTCCGTGAGCCGTCCTTCGCTATGGGCCATGTGGTGGATTTCATTCAGTTGCCGAACTTCGCCATCTTCAACATCGCAGACTCCGCGGTGGTGTCCGGCGTCGTCATTATCTGTCTTCTGACACTACGGGGGGTTGGCATGGATGGAACGCGTCACGTGGCCGCCCCCAAACCAGCCAAAGATGCCAAACCTGCCGAACCTGCCAGCGGCACCACCGGGGAGCCCTCTGGTGAGTAA
- a CDS encoding YggS family pyridoxal phosphate-dependent enzyme: MTSFEDGDEQREESVGDPRAAELADRLGLVRQRIESAARAAGRSDLPTLMVVTKFHPADDVRRLAALGVRDVGENRDQEAAAKSAELSGVDVRWHFIGQLQSNKAKSVAKYAASVQSVDRPQLVQALAKAVAREKDATGRSDLDCFIQVSLDHDAGAHRGGASPSDVEMLGEKIESADGLVLSGLMAVAPLGADPDAAFERLAGISEALRALHPAAGGISAGMSQDLEAAVRFGATHLRIGSDILGSRPAVG, from the coding sequence ATGACTAGCTTTGAAGATGGCGACGAACAGCGGGAAGAGTCGGTTGGCGACCCCCGCGCCGCTGAGCTGGCTGACCGTCTGGGGTTGGTGCGGCAGCGGATTGAGTCGGCCGCGCGCGCTGCAGGTCGTAGTGATCTGCCGACATTGATGGTGGTGACCAAGTTCCATCCCGCGGATGATGTCCGCCGCCTGGCAGCACTTGGTGTGAGGGACGTCGGTGAGAACCGTGACCAGGAAGCAGCCGCCAAAAGTGCTGAACTTTCCGGGGTTGACGTCCGGTGGCATTTCATCGGCCAGCTTCAGAGTAATAAGGCAAAGTCCGTGGCCAAATACGCCGCCTCGGTCCAGTCCGTTGATCGTCCGCAGCTTGTTCAAGCTTTGGCCAAGGCCGTCGCCCGGGAGAAGGATGCCACCGGCCGTAGTGATCTTGACTGTTTCATCCAGGTCAGCTTGGACCACGACGCCGGGGCGCACCGCGGTGGTGCCAGCCCCTCGGACGTTGAGATGCTCGGGGAAAAAATAGAGTCAGCCGACGGCCTGGTGTTGTCCGGACTGATGGCCGTGGCGCCGTTGGGGGCTGATCCGGATGCTGCGTTTGAGCGGCTGGCAGGGATTTCCGAGGCGCTCCGGGCGCTGCATCCGGCCGCGGGAGGTATTTCTGCCGGAATGAGCCAGGACCTGGAAGCCGCCGTGAGGTTCGGGGCGACACACCTGAGAATTGGCTCCGATATTCTCGGTTCCCGTCCAGCCGTGGGGTAG